The region ACACAGGAGGGAGAGATGTTGCCTTCAGGGTCTCATCTCAGCTCGTACTTTTGAGAATCGCAGTCACACTTTCAGTTGTTGCAAATTTACTTGCGTCTGGTTGGACATTATAAAGGCTGTTATGTATGATTATTATCTGTGTGGTAATGAGTGGTAACTCACATTCAGAGAAGGAAGACCTAGTCAAATCAGCCggagtaaaaaataaaaaacttcaCATGATTTCATGGTATCCTACAAGTCTAAAATCTCTGTTGTGGAGGGAAAATTATTGTGACGGTTGTGTTTTCTTATAGTGTTGCACTCCAACAGCAGAGGCAGCGTGCATAGTGTGTTCTGTTGCCATTTAAGCTGTGTGTTAACGTCAATGTTCTCTTTAAGTAGAAAGACTTAGTAAAGGTTAAACAAGGAGTTAAACAGCTTAACCTTCAAAAAGGTCAAACTATAAATTAACCCACAATAATACAACTCGCACTTAAACCGTTGCCATGGTTTCTGTATTTCTCACTAAATGTTACATTCACTTCATCGGctttaaaggaagaaaaagcgGACTTTTTTCTACATCATGTTTATTTGCACACTTGTCATATGTTCGAGGACGCTTTTTCCGACAGCAGCTGAACTCAGCACGGGAACAACCCCCTCCCCTATCACCTCCCCCTCGTCTGACGTCACGCCAACGGCTATTTGCATGAAGTGTTTTGTTGCTGCAGCTTCAACTCGGCTGCAGAGCGAGTCTCTCCGAGGGGCAAAGCGAGGGAAGAGGCGCAGTGAAAATAAGAGGAGGGGGGCTCTTGTGTTTCACATCAGAGGAGCACAGTGTGGGGAAAAACGGTCTGAAAGCGAGGAGAAGGTGTCAGGTACCTaaagcagaggggaaaaaaacagaagagccgCTTCTCTTGTATCGGAAAATGGAGCTACCCGCCGCGGGAGAGCACGTCTTTGCGGTGGAGAGCATCGAGAAGAAGCGCAGCAGAAAGGTATGTCACCAGAGCACCGaaggacatttccacacacatgcacatagaaATGAGGATGATTTCTCTTTCTGATGgatcatatgttttttttttattattattattaaataatttcTAAGATGACGGCAAAATGCAAAGTGCATTTTGCTGCGTAAAGTAACGTTAAGCTGATTCTCCCGTTTCTCTCCCTTCACAGGGGAGGGTTGAGTATCTGGTCAAGTGGCGGGGATGGTCTCCAAAGTAAGTGCCCTTGTACAACATAACAATAATGCTCATAATGATAACACAGCATTCaaaacagaagtgtgtgtgtgtgtgtgtgtgtgtgttgatgtgtgtgtccgTATGAGCGTGGGCGCGCATATGGGCGGTTGCGCGTTCTTGCTTTGGGCGCTCGATGCGTTGGCCTCGATGATGGATGTGGTTTTAGAATGTATGCAATCCCCAGTGTTCCAATTAAAGGAAGTTGTGTCTGTAATTGAACTCGATGTTTAAGAAAACCTCATATATCTACAGTTGAGTGGAGGCTGGACCATTGTATCCCCTCCCCCTCTACACCCGTGCGTAAAAGTTACTCATGATTTATTACACGTGCGTTCACGGAGAGTGCAAGTGTCTCAGTTTGTAGTTGACACATGTACACTACTACAAATATGAGCTGAGGAAGAATTAGTAGATTAAAGACAGGATCAGGGCCAGTGGAGGGTCGTTTTGGTGCAGAAAACATCTGCTGTCTTCAGCCATTGCTTGTTAATATCACCCACTTCTGACAGGCCAGTGTGTCCTCACTGTTCATGTTCTCCTCTCTGAACAGATACAACACTTGGGAaccagaggaaaacattttggaCCCCAGACTGCTTGATGCTTTCCAAGACAGGTAAGTGTGGAATCACATGTGGTGAGGCTGGTTTATCcacaaaataaatcacagaatAACAAGACCGAACAGGTTTAGATTTACCATTTCCTACGGTTCCAGTTCTTTACTCCATACATAAATATTCTTCAACTCATCCACATTTCCCAAGTAAGAACTCTTTGTATGCCTATGGTCAGGAGCTATGCAGCCTGGTCACACTGCGTGGATAATCCCATGTTGATAATAAACTGTCTACATAATGCGCCAGTCAAAGGTGCAGAAATTCAATGCCTGGGGGTCGGATTAAGATTAACACTGGTGACATCAGTGGGTCGGGTTAGGGTTAAACTAAGGTCAGGGTTACTAGAGCAAACTGTGACACTTTGTCAAGCAGCTACTTTTTGTCACCTGATAGTTATTTGAGTGTCAGCATCAGGTTATCATGTTCAAGTGCTGCCTGCTGTCCCACCATGTAGTCACCAGATGCACCTGTGTCATCTTCCACAGGACACAGCAAACAAGTACATTAGCCAATAACCCGGATATTAGTGATTATGCAAAAGGATAAACTttctaaaacaaacattttaaaaaatcttctTTGAATAATAATGTGTCTGATATGCTGTtaccacaaaaaataaaaactcaaaaaattcaaaatgacattttctccccattaaaaaaaaaaaagaataatccAGAATCCAAGAATATGAAAAATATTGATCATTTCATAAGTTTAAGTGCTGGACACAAGATGTCTCCTACCTTAGAGGAAAGTCCATTCTCAGGAAATGTGTGTTGCAGGcttcaagtttccacatcactCTTGCACACTTGGCCATGTTTGGCTGCTAAACCACTTATGATCTCATAAATTCTTGGTTGTACCTGCATTTAAACTAAGATTTAAGGTGAAAGCTTTCTTCCTTCAACAGATGAATGTGAACACAATCCTCTGCACAttcatcattctgcacagtgaaggtcaaacgATGTAGGCACAGGAAAAACCCATTTTTGCGTGGAGGGAGGTTTAAATTATGGTTCACGTTTTTTCTTAATCTGCTCATGATGTAGTGGAAAGGCACGAGGAAATGAAGATTAAAGTAAGCAGGGAACTAAATAGTAGCTTAGTAATTGCTATAAATCAGAGGCGCAGGCACCGTCTCAAAATTTAAACCAGAGAAACTTCCTCATGTTCTTTGTTAGTAAAGGGCCCTGTGGCCGTGGTTTTCAAAGTGGGCTACCATGGTCAAATTTGCTGCTCGGCTAATTCCTAAATAGTTTGCTGAGTGACTGACCAGACAGCTCCACATGAAGGACAGTGTAATTGAATTTCTTAGAAGCATGGCGTGTTAAACTGTCACTGGCTTTTCTCTGAGCCTCCCCTCAGCTTTTGCTTACAGCAACCTTTCAGGCGCAGGTCACACGTTAAAGCAAAACATCGACATCACTCTGCGTCTGTTTTTGCaattacctctctctctctaaaggAGAGAGATTTTATTGAAACTAATTGCGTGTCTCTCCGGGGAGCCAAATCGTCTGAATGCCAGGCTATGAAAATACACTGAGTCGTCATTGTAATTAGatgtgagggaggagggtgggggaggggaCTGACATCACTGCCTGTCTGCGGTATTGAGTTACTGCCTTGGAGAGACTTGCATGGAGACTGAGGAAAGCTAAGGAaagtcagagaggagagaggcctTTATCTTCTGTTGTGGACACAGACATTATAGGAGATATTGAATGTTATTTAGGGAAGAAGAAACCTCAGTTGTAGCCACTGTTTAGCCTTTTGTAGCAATGCAGAACAAGTGTAATGTGTATTAAACATTTGATGCTGTATAAAAATGTTAGAATGCTGTGAAAAGGTAAATACATGGCGATAAAATAAAGGCAACAGCCCTTTAATATGTGTTGAATGAATGTCACTTTGCATCAGGAGTGTAACTCCAACCTGTAACATGGGCTCAGTGTTTTCTAACTGAGCCCGAGGAGGACACCAGTGACACTGTGTTGCCATGCAACGGCGACTCATCTCCGCGAGATGGTTTCACTGATTGgctgctgttttcctctccCACAGAGAACGTCAAGAGCAGATGATGGGATATCGCAAGAGAGGACCCAAGCCCAAGCACCTACTGGTTCAGGTAAGAAAACAATGATCCTTAACCCTTCCCTCTAAGATCCCAGGAAATACAAGGAAGCaatataaaaatgttcatttctttaaaaagccAGATGTAAATGGGCACTCCAGGAATTTAATGTTGCGCGTTCATAAAGCGAAGGGACTCAGAACAGAGACATTTAAGAAATAATCAGCTGAAGGCCAAATACATATCCTGACTTTCAGGCCATAGGATGGGCCAAACATTTGGGTCCTGCATTTTCCATAATGCAACTCATAATCATCTTTTGTTGGACCTTCCCTGCATGGTAAACACCCTTAGCACTTCCAGTTTGTAACGTAAGCTTTCAGTTGCAAATGAAGTCCGAGCAGAGATCATTAGGCTTATTTTGTCAGACTGTAAACAGCTCCCTCAAAAGCCACAGAGGAcattatttaactgtttttaaCGGGCTGAGCAGAACACCCATGATGAGATAACTGATCTTCATGTTTAAAATCGATAGGGTTCCCCTTTAAACTAGGTGTTGGGAGTGCTGGcttaatgaaaattaaaatgtttattacaaataataaattatattatCTGCATTTGAATGTATAGGGCCAAGTTCCCTGACCTAACAGCTGTGGCTAAATGACTGTGAATTGTACATTTAGTGCATCAATCACCAGTCCAAAAGGCCAGGGGGATCCCTCAAGAGTGTTTTTGTTCCTCTCCGGAGGGTGTTGCTGCTAATACATGGGATAAAGTCAATGACGGGACACAAAGCAGCCAGTGACATTCCTCCGAGCTGAGGTCACAACCACAGGAGACACTTGGAAATATCACTCTGATGCCCAGGCCGGTGGCTCAAAGAGCTGCACAGGAACTGTAGGAGGGCTGTGTGAACATGGACCAAGGCCCCTGAAATAAACTGTGCCCGTTCAGGCCTCAGAAGGGCCCCTTCACACATTCCAAGCACAGCTCAGCTCATGGGCCTCAGTGAACCGTGGGTTTTTGTTGTAgcatgacacagacacatgtataGATACTGTAGAGAGTTACACCATTAATCAAATTATCTGCTCAAAGGGACGTCCTTTATTTTAAATACTCTTGTAACCACCAGAAACCCCCTAATTCTTCATGTAATATTCACTGAGATATAATTGTATGCTTTTTTTACAATAATTACTCTCTTGTTTCACAGGTCCCCTCATTTGCCCGAAGATCCAATATTCTGGCCGACCTTCATGAGGTGTCTCTGGACGAGGACAGCTGTCAGAAGTCCAACCCTATCCAAATGCTCCGTCCCCAGGGCCAGCAGTACCAGCTGAACAGCAAGAAGCACCACCAGTACCAGCCACTGAGCAGGGAGCGTGATGCCGAGCAGCAGACCAACGGCAAGAAGTTCTACTATCAACTCAACAGCAAGAAGCACCACCACTACCAGCCGGACTTCATGGTGCATGAGCCCATCTTTGCTAAGCCCCGAGACATCAAAGCCCCAGAGCTGCCCAACCAAGGGCACAATGTTCCTCCAGTAGTGCAGCAAAAGTGGTTTCGGGACAAAGACTCAGGCTGCCTGACCAAAGTGAAGGATATCACTATGGAGCTGAAGAAACTTCCAGCTGACCTCAACGGGCATAAAGAGCCAGAGAAGGTAAAACCCAAAGAGGATGCTTTGCCACAATCTAATGGTGTTAGCAGCAGCAAGCTAAAGATagtgaagaacaaaaacaagaacgGACGGATTGTTATTGTCATGAGCAAGTACATGGAAAACGGGATGCAAGCagctaaaattaaaaatggtgattctgaaactgctgaaaagCCGCCGCAAGGAACGGACAACAGCGCAGAGAACAACCTCGAAAAGATGAAACTTGTCAAGAAGCTCAGCCTCATGAATGGATTtacaaaaaaccccaaagacaaaCCAACTGTTCCAAATTCTGGATTTAACTTAGATTGCCccaaagaaaagcaacagtCCCCCAAAAGGGAGCCAACTGTGACGGAACAGGATAAACATGTCGGGGTCAAGGGTCAGGGGCAGCTTCCAACGGATCAGCCTTTACAATTGACAACCAAGCCTAATCTGCTCACCCTGCCTTTGGATAGCAGAGTCCCCATCGCTCTGGACAACAGAGGAACCCAAGGTGGATTTCAAGGACTAAAGCGACACCTCTCTGACACGGACTGTGAAGAGCATGGGAGCAGTAAGAGGTTTTTGAGCTCCAGGAGTATCAGTGTTCCAAACACGGGATCTTCACCCACCCAAAGCATCAGCATCGACCAAAATGGACACAGGAGTCACATTGGACTGCAGGTCTGTGGGTATGCAGACCAAGAGGAGCCCATCGACTTGAGTATTGTCAAATCCAGGTCTAAAGCTGCAGCTTCCACAGTGACCCAGCCTGAAAGACACACCCAAGCTGAAACTCTAACACACGGGCAAGATGATACAGACGCAcaagctgaaacacaaacacaggtggacgcagaaacagacacacagccccAGACTGAAAcgcaaaaagctgcagagaaggTGAAAGTTGACTCACTGTCTGTTTCTAACAacgaaaagaaaaaggaggagacgTTTCCCTCCTTCCAACCTTTCCTTGGGAATATAGTGATCACAGACATCACGACGAACTGCCTCACCGTTACCTTTAAGGAATACGTAACAGTGTAACAGAGCTGGATACCAACTGTGTAACTGTATAAATGTACATGGGAAATATTTGATTTTCAGATGCTTGAATGTACAAATGAACCCTTGATGTCGTTTTCATTTTGTATAGTTCAGATAAAAGAATTGATCTTTTATTGCATTATTTGCGTATTTCTTCTTATAAGCTCTACCTGTTGTTAAATCTGGAGATTTTATCACACGCAGTATCTAATTTCAGCAATTTCGATCTTAGTTTAAAAAGCAAAATTAGATCAAATAGATGTTGGAACTTTAATTGAAGATGCACTTAACTCCTGTAAATACTCTTCACTTTTCTATGGATGTAATTTGATTTATACACTCAACTGTCTACATCTCAGATAAGGTTAAAAATGTAGGCTATATGAAGAATTTTGTAAGGAAGAAAAATTATATTGACTTATGGTAAATtacactgtgtctgtctgtgtgtgtgtgtgagtgtgtgtgtgattgtgtgtgtgtgtgatggacagGTTTAAACAAGGCTATGTGCTGCTTGGACAGATTATGCCGTTAGACATGCTTAAACAGgcagataaagaaaaataaagcgCCTTTGTCAATAAATGTGATTTGCGTTGAAAGGGATGAGGTGGTTTTTAGAAGATTATTAATGTTTCATGTATGCGCCTGTTATCTGGTCTCTGTTCAAAGTGATTTCTGACTCACGCATCTCGAGATCTAACATTGAGCACAAGTCATTTCCATTAAGACAGTTGATATACAACCATATgatcatatttattttcatattttgcaACAGTGtagtgaaaaactgaaatggcttttttttcattatactGAATGATATCTGTCTCTAACCCGTGTTATCTCTGCCAGCTGAGCTGTGTAATCCAACAGACTAGTATCACCAGCTCCATGAATCAACCTTCTCCCATTCTCTGGCACCTTGACCTGTGTATGATACACAGTTATGTGAGGAGACTAAATGCGGTTTTCATAAGAAGATATAAAATATttgtgtcatattttatttaacttttccAACAGATTGGTAAGTAAAACTATGTAAAAGCACATGTTCTTGTCATGATCGGATCTGTTGCCTTATGTCACACAGGCCTCCTCTCCTTGTTGAAGAGATCCCTTCCAGCACTATGTGATCTGAGGTGCAGTGAACTGTGAGAACATTGATGAGATGCACTTTCGATGTTTTATCTGCAGACTGAAAAGTGAAGGCTTCCTATGATACGTTTTGCAATAATAAAATTGTTTGCAGTTGATACATGGGCTGTCTCTTTCTGTGCACTTATAtaacaccacacaccacaccaaCCTCAAAAGCAGAAACCTCTTATAGCTGCTATATCCTACATCGCGTGTGTAACCTTCCCACGGGGAATTTAAGATTTTAGCAAGAATAGGCGGCTGCTATGATGCACTTAAATGGCTAACCTTACCTCAGAAGATACTAAATCTGTACATGGCTCtatttgtggctgtgtgtgtgtgtgagtgtgtgaggaccGTGAGGATTATTCCAGAGCCCGTGAGTTTATTTTCAGACAGGCATCATTTAACCCTGCAGGCTGTATCCACACTGTGCCCACAGGTCAGGCCTGCTTTTACTGCCACATGTGGaaatcagtgtgtttcattcatttaaacaaaTTCAGTTCAAAGCGACTGAAAAGGTTACATGAAGGTTACATTCAGACCTTCATAAGCCACTGGTAATCTGGtaaaatgtaacacaaaacgGTTCTTGTTATACAACTAttatatatgcgtgtgtgtgtgtgtgtgtaactgctACTTCTTCATTCAATAAAAGCTTAATAAAGACTTTGCCATAGGTTAAGTGTGTGTTGTGAGCTGCTTTGCGGTTTAACTGACACCTAAATGTGTCTTTGAAGGGGACAGTGTTGGTTTCAGGCTCCTAGTTTTGACCTGAACAGCTGTTCGTGTCAGATGTTTCTTGAATAAATCCTCCTGACACGCTGAGAGCCGCGCAGCAGGAGCTGGCTGATTCCTCCGTTTGACCCGCAGGTCGCGTTTAAAATGACATAACGCTGTTGTTTCCATGTTTCTGCGTTTCTTTCATGTGTCTGACGCTTCAGCCgctcacacactgagacaaGCAGTTGCTGTTCCTCTGAATTACTGAAGGGCGCTTTGAATTAAAGCTGTGCAGGGGAGATCAGTCCTCTCCTGCTCCATACaaacctgtcttttttttttttttaatctgtcagttGAATCTAACCTGTGCCTGCTGTGTTTTATGGGGGTAAATTCGCCTGTTCCGACGCTGTACACTCGTGACTCGGTGTATTTCGGCGACcgaaaagacagagacagcagctttGGACCCTTCCCGCCAATAAAAGGCGTTAAAGCGATCAAGGGCAGAAGTGAAAgtctctgtcctcactgtcctctgtGCCACGGCTCTCTGAGACGCCTCGCAGCTGCTACAAATAACTGCGACAACGTTTCAGCCAAGAAGCATCAAGCGGGAAATTCCCCTCAGGACTGAGGACATCATCTCCTCTGAGCATCTTATGGCGTGTTTGCTTTCATCTGGGCAAAACACGGAACTGAGCAAGCTGGTTAAATACAaccttaaattaaaaaaaaaggaactgttTAAAATGGTGTAATAACACATCTTCTTCATGatcctccctctttttcctcttcctcttatGTGCCTGCTCATGCTGAATGCATGCATGACTGAGTGAGGCCTGTAGATGTTGCCTGACAGAGTGgcttttaaactgtaaactcacAGGGATCCGTGCTGTTCATTCCCAGAATCACAGATATATTCAGGCTGGTGCTTTAACGTTACATAGTTTCCCCCTCCACACAAACTCAGAAATATAAAGTGGACGCATTGCAGATTTTAAACTGCATCACTGATTTCTAAACCAAGTCACAGCCGCTGAATAAGGACGGAGACCGAAACAGCATTTGCAGCAGCCACAGTGTACAAGGCGTGTTTCAGGCGGTTTAATTATGAGCAGACTACAGTCAGTTTAACTGTAAAGAACTGATCGCAAAATAGCCTCTGCCTCTGTGAAGTGGTGACAACGcacaagtgcaaaaaaaaaaacaacagcttaaATTGTGAACTCAGCTGTTTAAACCATAAGACATGGAGCTCATTCatttctgcaaaagaaaaaaaagaaaaaagcagctgaGGGTCGCTGCCACAAATCCACCATATAGGTTCATTATGGGAAAATTACGCGAAATGTTCCTTTCAAATTCAGTAATAAGCTGCACGTTCACTGCAGATTTACAGCGTTAGGGAGGAAAACACGCCAAAAGCCAAAGATCCAGCGCGTACGCATTTCACTCTTCCGCCTTGTTAATAACAGGTGGATACAACAAACAGGGCTGTGCTCGTGATGCCAGACTTTAAAAGCTTCATgtacactgactgactgactgactgacctgcTGGGATCACTCACTTTTATCCAATttactgacaaacaaacaagtgagTAAACCTCGagtcatccagcagtgactgatgCATCAGTGCTGACCTCAGTCCACGTCCACAGGCCTGTATGTGTCTTTGGGGGACCAGGGTTATTCAGTCCACCTACAGTGGTTTTAGCGCGGGGGACATGAGCTACCTATACAGAACAGCCTGTTGTCTGAGGACAGGAAATTCACGAGGGTATCTCAATTTGAGTGAGGCACAGGGAGGATTCTGGGAAATAAATCTCTGCGTAAAACCCAATTGCAAATAGCGAATAGCGAAGAGCGATGATTACCTGTGTGTATGACACGAGACCCTGACTGATGAAACTGTCCTGTCTCACCTTCCCATTAGTTGCTTATTTTCTATGAACAAACGAAATAAAGGGAACCttagaaggaaagaaaaaaagaggaatagCCTTTAATTTTTGGTGTTGGTTGTGCCATATCATGAACGTTACACCTTAACCGTTAATTATCCCATCGCTCTCAATCAGATCCTGATCAAACTGGCGTAATGAGCCGGTTTTCTCCggctctctctatctctgtatTTCCTATTCCTGCCTTTGTGCCGCGGCTCTCCCGTTTGTGCGAACACCAGGAGCCCGCGTCTTGCCCGGATACAAGCCAACCAATAGTGTTTTAACGGCGGCAGCACTGCTGCACTGCAGGCGCGCCGAGACCAATCGCATCCAGAGTCTGAGGTGCGCCCATCTTCCCTTCCTGtctgtgctgagtgtgtgtttaggcTGTGCACCGAAAAATGCGctgaggaaaagcagcaaaaaattATAAAGTGGATAATCCGTatctaaaataatttaaaatcacACCAGACAGGTCTTCTTTCATTGCGAACAGGCTTCTAAAAGCACATCAGATATCCATACTGCCATTTGTTATGACAATCTGTAGCCGACACCTTAtagtttcactgtaaaacatttgaaaatgtatcaTCCAAATATGAAATGTGTGCTCAGATGGGTTTAGATGGGATTTATTCTCCTTTCCCGTGACATTTCCTTCCATAGACCAAAGTTCTGCCTGAGTAAAATAGTCGGGATTATTTGGCAAACAGTCGAGTCTTCCTGTGCAGGCATGAAACAAACCAACAGAGACTATGATGAGTGGAGACACAGTCTGTGCTTATCCCAGGCTGTCGCTTTACTGTCTGCAAACGAATGGTGCGGGAGTTTGAAGTGATTCATCCTGATTGGAAACgaatcaaccaatcaatcaatcaatcattcaaCCAGGCAAATAGCTCTAATTTGGGATTAATAGTCGCGTCTGAGTTAAGACTTCTGGGAGATCTGCACATTTACAggctctgttttctctcacagCGGTTCATTAAATCAAATCCTGTAAATAGGATCAGTGCCGGTTGTTCTTGTCTTAAATTTAATGTAAAGTAATGTTCCCATCTGTGGTTTCATCTGGTCAAAGACTTTATCATTCGTTGAAAGCACTGATTTCATTGGTTCTCATAAAATGCGTGTTAATATCCTCGTGACAAACATCAGCAAAGACCAGTTATACTTATTAAGCTGTTTAGCCCATGAAGCTGCACTGTGACTTCGGTCTTCAGTGGCTGACTGTCTGAGCATATGATGTGCAGTGTGGAATTCAGTGAACCAGCCTCCAGCTctccacacacagcagccagagGGAAAAGGAATTAGAGCATTTAAATAGACAGGTTTCGGATATTGGTCTTATTC is a window of Toxotes jaculatrix isolate fToxJac2 chromosome 4, fToxJac2.pri, whole genome shotgun sequence DNA encoding:
- the LOC121181292 gene encoding E3 SUMO-protein ligase CBX4-like, whose amino-acid sequence is MELPAAGEHVFAVESIEKKRSRKGRVEYLVKWRGWSPKYNTWEPEENILDPRLLDAFQDRERQEQMMGYRKRGPKPKHLLVQVPSFARRSNILADLHEVSLDEDSCQKSNPIQMLRPQGQQYQLNSKKHHQYQPLSRERDAEQQTNGKKFYYQLNSKKHHHYQPDFMVHEPIFAKPRDIKAPELPNQGHNVPPVVQQKWFRDKDSGCLTKVKDITMELKKLPADLNGHKEPEKVKPKEDALPQSNGVSSSKLKIVKNKNKNGRIVIVMSKYMENGMQAAKIKNGDSETAEKPPQGTDNSAENNLEKMKLVKKLSLMNGFTKNPKDKPTVPNSGFNLDCPKEKQQSPKREPTVTEQDKHVGVKGQGQLPTDQPLQLTTKPNLLTLPLDSRVPIALDNRGTQGGFQGLKRHLSDTDCEEHGSSKRFLSSRSISVPNTGSSPTQSISIDQNGHRSHIGLQVCGYADQEEPIDLSIVKSRSKAAASTVTQPERHTQAETLTHGQDDTDAQAETQTQVDAETDTQPQTETQKAAEKVKVDSLSVSNNEKKKEETFPSFQPFLGNIVITDITTNCLTVTFKEYVTV